AACCAACTCCGGGCTGATACAAGTTCCCTACACGCAGCTGATGAAGGAGGCGTGGTCGTGTCAAGTTCCCCTGTTGATGGGAGGTACATCCTTCGAGGGGCTGGTTTTTTATCCCTATTGCAAGCTAGATAACGGCTATATGCTGGAGTTGCTGAAACAGGAACCAGCCCTGGTTCTGTCCCATGGTTTATACAATGAAATGTCTCCAGAGGAGCGAACCGATGCTGCCAACGAACTGATAAAATACCACTATGGACCTCGAGGaataaccaaaaataatataacgcAAATTTTGGATGTGAGTAGAGAACTAATGTTCGTTTTTAATAGCTGAATATTAttcatgttttaatttctTATATTGTAGTTATTTAGCTACAAACTATTCTGGCATGGCATGCATCGTGTGGCACTTTCCAGGATATCCTTAGCCCAGGCACCCACCTACCTCTATCGCTTCGACTTTGATTCCCCAAAGCTGAACCTGATGCGGAACAATCTTTGCGGGGATGACATCAAGCGGGGCGTGTGTCATGCCGACGATTTGGGCTACATATTCCACAAGCAGGCTATTAAACAATTTCCCTTGGACTCTCCTGAATATTGCACTATCCATCGAATGGTGACTATACTAACCACCTTTGCCCGGACCGGTGATCCAAACTGTCCGGAAACTGGACCTGATCAGTGGACACCCATAACCGTTAAATATCCTTATAAAGTCATGAATATTGGACAGGATCTGGAGATGGTTACGCAATTTGAAAAAGATGGCCTAGAGGTTTGGAATCGAATTTATTCAATGGCAAAGCAATGCTGAAATTTGGACTCTAACAAATTTTAGGAAGTATCTAAAGTTGACGTAGTTTGTtgctaaatttaaatttattttgtaccTATTTtctaatataaattattttttaaattcttcttgtagttaaaataatttgaaaataaaccaGAATAAAAATGTAAGTTCCTATcgggttttttttaagtatagCGTACTTTAAAAgtaattcataaaaaaaatactttaaataatttcataagtttaaaaaaaatgttaagaagctttttataattgtaaatttaaaaaaaatcttcaaaatgAGGTACAACTGTTGCTTTTTCTGGAAAGCTTGAAAGCTATTTTGAAGCTTTATGCCGACGCCCCACACCTGCCACAAGCTTTCCGGCCatgtaaacaaaaacaaacgcCACAGCCatcaatttgtttgtttacagTGGTTTTGCCGGTGCGATCATAATGTTGTTGACCCACTCAGTGGATGCCCCCTTCCTGCGTGTCTCCCCTTGACTTTCCCCTTGATTGCCGAAAAGCGGGGCGAGAGCTTGGCTAATAGTTTCTTGGCTAGATACTTGGCTAAGTTCAAGATACTTAGATACTGTTTACACTGCGAAAAAGATACTTGGCTAGTATTTGCTAGGCGGAGAGAGATCTTCATTTTGTGCAGTGTTGATTAATTATGCATTCGCCAAAGGCGCGTCAAGAGGTGTTACACCCTCCGCCCCAGTGCCCCCACTCTCTCCCCAAAGCCGGACAGCCCACGCTCGATCGGCAACTCGTGTTGTTGTAGATGTTGCCTTTTATCTCTGCTCCGCacttgaaatatattttttattctttttgttgattttttattcTCTCCTCTCTCactcttattattttttttttgtgtttaatttgTATTCTGATATTTTTCGCTTGTTTTCGCCTATTTTGCGAGCTCGTTTGCTGAACGCTCCGCGGCTGCTGGAATTCGACGGAAAAagtatgtttttaatttcagtttcagttcgGCGCTGGAGCGATACAGTACGCAGCTCGTGGATCGTAGATACATTCCAATTTAGCCAATCGATCGGTTCGTGCATGGTGATCTAGTCTATCCAAAATGAACAAGAACCTCGGCTTTGTGGAACGCTTGCGCTGGCGCCTCAAGTAAGTTTCGACGTTGACCTTAATGCCtggaattatttatttaattatcaGTTATTAATGTCGGAGAGTGCTATTGTTGTGGTTAGCGTTGTCAATTGCAGCGGTTCGTGTTGCGGATTCTTTGTTTGctcagatatttttttataccatTTCGTTTTTATTGGTAATTTCTGCCATTCACTGTCAGGCGTGACTAATTTTTGGATGAAcagaattattaattttttgttggcctttTGGGTGAGATAATTTTTGAGAAGTGATTAGATTTGGCAGAATTACGCAATTGTCATGAAAAGAGTGTATAAGGTCATTAAAATCGACTTATCAGTGttgataaattttaattatattagtCAAGATTTTAAAGTGCTTCAAGATGAAAGTAAACagatgaaataattaaaaatgaatctGGGATATTTCACAACTTGTTCGTTCTAAGGCCATTAAATTGTTGGTGTATTCGTAAGTATTTGAatccataaaatataatatccaTAAAGTTGGCCCATCTCCTGCGTTATATTGAAAAAGTTTCAGTATGGTAATAAAAGTGTCACATACAATCATTAATCGACTCTCGATTAATTCATAAAACTCGGATTTATTGCTTAATCAGTAAATACGTGTGtaatattttacttttattacGAAAACGTATTCCTGCTTGGTTAGCAACTTTATAAATACAACCATTGCATTTGTTTCGGTAAAAAGGCTTGCAAATTGTTGACTTGTTTACATTCCCCAGCGCATGAACACATTGTCAGTAGAATAACTAAAAAGCTAAGCTGCGCCCTAATATATGGAATCagaattaataatatattggCTTCAGATTAAGAGCTCAGGCTAGGAACGTGCTCTTAGCACGTCACACCCTAGATAATGAATCTGATTGGTAAAATGTATTACAAAGGTTTCATCTTCAACACGTTCCCTTTTGTTTCATGTTAAAATCATTGCCTTTAATtggcaaattaaaatttcacaaaGCTGACAGCTAAATTGGGTgcgatgtttttatttttctgcctTAAAATAATGTAATTAAAGTTTATATGGGGCTTTAAATAATTATCAGCAATTTTTCATATTAACTTTGTTATTAACATATCACAATTTATTCCAAGCCAATAAGTTCcgattaaagtttatttttatactccAATAGACCTGAAATTGTGAAGTGCGATTCTGACCCCTGACCCTGATAATGggcatttcatttttaaacacAAATTAATAATTACGGCTGCTTAAGAGCTGGGACTGTGATAACTCCTGACAGCTGTTGATAAGACAGAACAATGGCTAATAATATATTCAGAAGATTGCAAACGTGCCAGTGTGTGTATTTGACGTAGATTATTAAAGCCAAGCCGAGGCAAAGGGTGGCCTGAACTTGAAATGATTTAAGGGCAGTTCTGAGCTTTAAACCCGGGCCGGGCACTTCGTGTTGCTGCCTCACTGGTCACAAGAAGCAGAAACAGTGGCAGCAGCGGACTGTGTTAATTTATCACCGACAGACGTGCCTGGTTAGCAGGTGGACCGCACAGTCGACTGAACCGACTAAAACTGATGTCCAGGCAGAGCCTGCACGTGTAGATATCactgaaaataaatagaaaataaaaattttaaataatttactgTAATAGTTGATCAAGGAtggtgtctttttttttagctaaGATTTTTTGCTAAATTTTGGAATAGAGGCTATGTACTTTAAAAGTGTTATATAGTTCTTACAACTTTATtataacttatttattaaaattttcaaagtgTAATCATGTATTTGAGATATGGGCGCAATAGGGTTGGGCTGGGATGCTGAATGCAATGTGATGAATAGCagcaaaacaatttaaatttaatgcaATGCATGCAGTCTGCCCAGTCTGGTGTGTGGCTTTGAGaatgaattaaaataattgacTCTGTgacaaaaatatcaaattatCCGGCTGCTAGTTCGATCCCAATATTGTTATGCTAATTACACGTTTCATTATGCTATTGTAGAACCGTCGAACACAAAATCCAGCAATATCGCTCGACCACCAACGAGACTGTAGTTGCCGAAACTGAATATGGCAAAGTCCGTGGTGTGAAGCGCCTGTCCCTCTACGATGTGCCCTACTTCAGTTTCGAGGGCATCCCCTATGCCCAGCCCCCAGTTGGTGAGCTGCGGTTTCGGGCGCCCCAAAGACCCACTCCCTGGGAGGGTGTGAGAGATTGTAGCCAGCCCAAGGACAAGGCGGTACAGGTGCAGTTTGTTTTCGATAAGGTCGAAGGCTCCGAGGACTGTCTCTATCTGAATGTCTACACGAACAATGTGAGTATCAGaaaaaatttgatttcctCAGTTTCATCGAAACAATTCTAAGGGCAGAGCTTGGGTTTCAAGGGTGAGATAATAAAATGACTACATCATGCCTACTCATTGCAAATTTGTATATAAGGAAAGCTTTATTGATACACGTTTagtaattaattaagttaaCACGTGTTTACAAGAAATAAAGATAAGcgaattttttataattttgattaatttgatttatttgtgtCCTCTCCAGGTTAAACCCGATAAGCCACGACCTGTTTTGGTCTGGATTCATGGAGGAGGCTTCATTATTGGCGAGGCTAATAGGGAATGGTACGGCCCGGATTATTTCATAAAAGAAGATGTGGTATTAGTTACCATACAATATCGTCTTGGTGCTTTGGGTAAGAACCATTTTAGGcactttgaaaaactttttcatAAATTGATAAATTGTAACAGGTTTTCTAAGTCTTAAGTCACCGGAGTTAAATGTCCCTGGCAATGCAGGACTAAAGGATCAGGTGCTGGCTCTTAAGTGGATCAAGAACAATTGCGCCAGCTTTGGTGGCGATCCCAATTGTATAACAGTTTTTGGAGAAAGTGCTGGTGGGGCCTCCACCCATTACATGATGATAACCGAGCAGACCCAAGGACTCTTCCACCGTGGTATTCTCCAGTCGGGCAGTGCCATCTGTCCATGGGCCTACAACGGTGACATTACCCACAATCCATACAGGATAGCCAAGTTGGCGGGCTACAAGGGCGAGGACAATGACAAGGATGTACTTGAATTTTTGCAGAACATAAAAGCCAAGGATCTCATTCGCGTAGAGGAGAATGTCCTGACGTTGGAGGATCGAATGAACAAAATTATGTTCGCCTTTGGTCCATCTTTGGAACCATTCTCAACGCCAGAATGTGTTATTCCCAAACATCCAAAGGAAATGATGAAGACCGCCTGGAGCAATTCCATTCCCATGATGATTGGTAATACTTCCTACGAAGGTTTACTGTGGGTGCCAGGTGagtttgttcatttttctataaaattttataattaaaacatatttttttgttacttagagATTAAAATGGTGCCACAGGTAGTGCAGCAGGTGGACGCTGGCGTTCCCTTTATCCCACGAGAACTATTGGCCACAGATCCTGGAAAAGATAAGCTTGAGGCTTGGGGAGCCAAGCTACGCGACGCTCATCGAACAGGCACAGAAGCCACACCCGATAACTACATGGATGTAAGATAATTCTACTTGTAACCCgtgtgtttatttattttattatcaaatatttttattcaacagATTTGTTCTATtaactattttgtttttccGGCTATACGAGTGGTACATtctcgccacgcccacgccgcCGGAGCTCCCGTATATTTCTACCGTTTCGATTTCGACTCCGAGGAGATCATTTTTCCATATCGCATTATGCGCATGGGACGTGGCGTCAAAGGGGTCAGTCATGCCGATGATTTGGGCTATGAGTTTCCCAGCCTATTGGCCAGACGATTGCCAAAGGACAGTCGCGAGTATCGAACCATTGAGCGGACTGTGGGAATTTGGACTCAGTTTGCGGCCACCGGGAATCCATACAGTGAGAAAATAAACGGCATGGACACTCTAACCTGGGATCCAGTTCGCAAGTCCGATCCGGTATTCAAGTGCCTTAACATAAGCGATGATCTGAAATTCATTGACTTGCCGGAGTGGCCTAAGCTGAAGGTCTGGCAGAGTCTCTTCGATGGCAACAAGGACTTGCTATTCTAAGACACCAAAAAGATAAGCTGAGCAaaataattatgaaaatagcaattgtacatacatatataggaCAAAAtgctttataaaatatattttataactttttactCACTTTTTGTTAAGGGGAATCTGTCATCAAAAtagaaaatacaaatacagaCGATATTCAGAAATGGGCCCGGCCACTGGCAAACTTCAAATATGTGTGTTTCCTCAAATGGAAGTGTATCAACTCAACAGTTCAATTTACTGCCAACGTTAATCCGATCGAGAAGTAACGCACCATTCTACTgggaatttttcgatttttttcctatttttttccTCCTCAAGCCCTTTCTGACCactacaaaattgtggcttttacaaaatggtactttattgcCTGATCGGATAACAATTCCTTGCCGATCgcaaggaccaaaagtggaggaatttggaaaagccacaattttgtaggggtacccatagaaaaaaactcgaaaaatttaaaaacgattttttgcaatgttttgaatgaggaaagtggctcctgggtttgctgattacaaaatggtactttatttcctgatcgggtaACAATTGGCGGAGCTGTGCCGATCGGAAGGGCCAAAAGTGGAGGAATTtggaaaagccacaattttgtaggggtacccatagaaaaaaactcgaaaaatttaaaaacgattttttgcaatgttttgaatgaggaaagtggctcctgggtttgctgattacaaaatggtactttatttcctgatcggataacaATTGGCGGAGCTGTGCCGATCgcaaggaccaaaagtggaggaatttggaaaagccacaattttgtaggggtacccatagaaaaaaactcgaaaaatttaaaaacgattttttgcaatgttttgaatgaggaaagtggctcctgggtttgctgattacaaaatggtactttatttcctgatcggataacaATTGGCGGAGCTGTGCCGATCGGAAGGGCCAAAAGTGGAGGAATTTTgaaaagccacaattttgtaggggtacccctaggaaaaaactcgaaaaatttaaaaacgattttttgcaatgttttgaatgaggaaagtggctcctgggtttgctgattacaaaatggtactttatttcctgatcggataacaATTGGCGGAGCTGTGCCGATCgcaaggaccaaaagtggaggaatt
The Drosophila bipectinata strain 14024-0381.07 chromosome 3R, DbipHiC1v2, whole genome shotgun sequence DNA segment above includes these coding regions:
- the alpha-Est7 gene encoding esterase B1 encodes the protein MNKNLGFVERLRWRLKTVEHKIQQYRSTTNETVVAETEYGKVRGVKRLSLYDVPYFSFEGIPYAQPPVGELRFRAPQRPTPWEGVRDCSQPKDKAVQVQFVFDKVEGSEDCLYLNVYTNNVKPDKPRPVLVWIHGGGFIIGEANREWYGPDYFIKEDVVLVTIQYRLGALGFLSLKSPELNVPGNAGLKDQVLALKWIKNNCASFGGDPNCITVFGESAGGASTHYMMITEQTQGLFHRGILQSGSAICPWAYNGDITHNPYRIAKLAGYKGEDNDKDVLEFLQNIKAKDLIRVEENVLTLEDRMNKIMFAFGPSLEPFSTPECVIPKHPKEMMKTAWSNSIPMMIGNTSYEGLLWVPEIKMVPQVVQQVDAGVPFIPRELLATDPGKDKLEAWGAKLRDAHRTGTEATPDNYMDICSINYFVFPAIRVVHSRHAHAAGAPVYFYRFDFDSEEIIFPYRIMRMGRGVKGVSHADDLGYEFPSLLARRLPKDSREYRTIERTVGIWTQFAATGNPYSEKINGMDTLTWDPVRKSDPVFKCLNISDDLKFIDLPEWPKLKVWQSLFDGNKDLLF